A region from the Bactrocera dorsalis isolate Fly_Bdor chromosome 1, ASM2337382v1, whole genome shotgun sequence genome encodes:
- the LOC105224212 gene encoding lipase 3 codes for MSRFKSFVLIFALLGVCLDSKAQEASTWSLSFGDISLFNLPQLGRSFVEAVGSVGVVTENPFNIVDILKRGTGANTNVPEDAHLKTPELIKKYGYPAEIHHVITDDGYILELHRIARADATPILLMHGLLDSSATWVMMGPDKGLAYLLYDSGYDVWMPNVRGNTYSRNHTKYSTKHAKFWDYTFHEMGKYDLPASIDYVLEQTEHDQLHYIGHSQGTMTFWIMCSEHPEYSEKIILMQALAPVAYIKHSKSPVVQFLAFFQDPLSVLLKLIGAHEFLPDNEFKTMFSQLICDEDNWTLEICTDVLFLIVGFDKAQANETMLPVVLGHSPAGASTKQMQHYGQLKQSGHFRQFDHGWIRNYWIYNSVTPPEYNFANVGNKVALHYSQNDWLATPLDVEHLHLQLPNVVGKFLVSYPNFNHLDFVWGVDARELLYDRVLRLMSLVERGEL; via the exons ATGTCACGCTTCAAAAGTTTTGTACTCATATTCGCGCTACTCGGTGTCTGCTTGGATAGCAAAGCCCAGGAGGCGAGTACTTGGTCGTTGAGTTTTGGTGATATCTCGTTGTTCAATCTGCCGCAGCTCGGGCGCTCGTTCGTTGAAGCGGTTGGATCGGTTGGTGTGGTCACTGAGAATCCTTTTAACATAGTGGATATTTTGAAACGTGGTACGGGTGCGAATACAAACGTTCCAGAGGATGCACATCTGAAAACG CCggaattaataaagaaatatgggTACCCTGCGGAAATCCATCACGTGATCACCGATGACGGTTACATATTGGAGCTTCATCGAATTGCTCGCGCAGACGCTACGCCAATTTTGCTGATGCACGGTTTATTAGACTCGTCGGCGACATGGGTTATGATGGGACCCGATAAGGGACTTG CATATCTACTCTACGATTCCGGCTACGATGTATGGATGCCAAATGTTAGGGGCAATACGTACTCACGCAATCACACCAAGTACAGCACGAAGCATGCTAAATTCTGGGATTACACATTTCATGAAATGGGCAAATATGATCTGCCCGCAAGCATTGATTACGTTTTGGAACAAACGGAACATGATCAATTACATTATATAGGTCACTCACAGGGCACCATGACCTTTTGGATAATGTGCAGTGAACATCCTGAGTACAGTGAGAAAATCATTTTGATGCAAGCATTGGCCCCAGTAGCTTATATTAAGCATAGCAAGAGTCCGGTGGTGCAGTTTTTGGCCTTCTTCCAGGATCCCCTCAGT GTGCTCTTAAAGCTGATTGGCGCGCATGAGTTTCTGCCTGATAACGAGTTCAAGACAATGTTCAGTCAGTTGATCTGCGATGAGGACAATTGGACGTTGGAGATTTGTACCGATGTGTTATTTTTGATTGTTGGTTTCGATAAAGCACAGGCCAATGAG aCAATGCTGCCAGTCGTCCTCGGTCACTCGCCTGCTGGCGCTTCTACCAAGCAAATGCAACACTACGGTCAATTAAAACAGTCGGGACACTTCCGTCAATTCGATCATGGTTGGATACGAAATTACTGGATATACAACAGTGTGACACCACCGGAATATAACTTTGCGAATGTCGGCAACAAGGTGGCGCTTCATTATTCCCAAAATGATTGGCTGGCCACGCCACTCGATGTAGAACACTTGCATCTTCAGCTGCCGAATGTAGTCGGCAAATTTTTGGTAAGCTACCCAAACTTCAATCATTTGGACTTTGTTTGGGGTGTCGATGCACGGGAGCTGCTTTATGATCGTGTCTTGCGACTAATGAGCTTAGTTGAACGTGGAGAACTGTAA